The Natronincola ferrireducens nucleotide sequence CTGCCACTAGTGTTACCTATAATCGTATTAAATAATGGCGGTACATTGGCAGGTACTGTGTTTCCTGTTGCCTTAATAAGAGCTAGAGGTGTTGCAGTAGTCATTGCATCTACTCCTGGTGTAATCCAATCCGTCATACGGTCTGTCCATGATAGGGTTAAAAATATTCTCCCTGCAAGGGCTGGGTTCATAAAGTTATGGCCAATACCCCCAAATGCTTGTTTTACAATGGCTATAGCAAAAAAAGAACCAATTACTGGCATCCACCAAGCCGCTGAAGCAGGAATATTTAATGCTAATAATAGGCCTGTTACAACGGCACTAAAGTCATTAATTGTCACAGGGCGACCCATCCATTTTTGAACACCTGCTTCCGTAACAACAGCTGTTAATACTGCTAATAATATCAGAATAGCAGCATTTGTTTTAAAATAATAGATAGCTGCTACTGTAGCTGGTAATAAAGCAATCACTACATCTAACATAATTCTCTCGGTTGTATCATCATCCAATATATGTGGAGAAGAAGATACAATTAGCTTTTCATCCATTGATTTCCCTCCCATTTATTTGTTTTTCTTTTGTTCTCTTTTTTTAGCGATAATTTGATTTTTAGCTACTCTTATAGATGGTAGCAATGGTCTTCTTGAAGGACAAACATAAGAGCATGATCCACATTCAATACAATCTAATGCCCTATAGTTTTCTGCATGTTCTATTCTATTGGCCAATGAATTTTCACTAATATACACTGGTTGAAGGTTGGCAGGACATATTTCAACACATCTTGCACATCGTATGCAGTTAGAAGGGTTAGGTAGTTGGGCCCCTTCCTTATCAAAAACTAATACACCAGATGTTCCTTTTACAGCAGGTATTTCATCAGTGTGTTGAGCACTGCCCATCATAGGTCCACCTAAAATAAGCTTTCCTGGCGTTGTAGCATATCCTCCACACTGTTGAATTAATTCTTTAATTGGAGTACCTATTTTCACACTTAAATTTTTAGGATTTTTTACAGCAGTTCCAGTGATAGTTGTAATTCTATCAATTAAAGGCATTCCCGTTTTAATGGTTTTAGCTATTTGTGCAGCTGTTCCCACATTGCTTACAATAACCCCTACTTCCATTGGTAAACCACCAGAAGGAACTTCTTTATTTGTAATAGCATATATTAACTGTTTTTCCCCACCTTGAGGATATTTTGTCTGTAATGCTACCACTTTTATATTTGATTCCTTTTCTATAGCCTTTAACATCTTTTCAATAGCATCAGGCTTATTGTTTTCAATGCCTATATAGGCATTTTTTACCCCTACTGCCTTCATCATCGCTTTTAATCCATATACAATTTCTTCGGAACTCTCCAGCATTAAACGGTGGTCAGCAGTTAAGTAGGGTTCGCATTCTGCCCCATTCAATATAATTGTATCTATTTTCTTTTCTGGAGGAGGTGATAATTTTACATGGGTTGGAAAAGTAGCACCACCCATCCCAACAATACCAGCTTCCTTTATAATTTCAGTAATTTCTTTTGGTTCCAGACCCTCAATATCACCTTTTGGTTGAATAGATGGATCTATTTCATTTTTCCCATCTGATTCAATGGTTATTGCTAAACCTTCGTTTCCTGTTGCAATAGGAACATCGCTAATTGCTTTAACAGTCCCAGATACACTGGAGTGTACAGGTGCCGATACAAAACCTTGAGCCTCACCAATTTTTTGTCCAACCTTTACTTCATCTCCCACTTTTACAATAGGTTCACAGGGTGCACCTATATGTTGTTGCATAGGTATAACCACCACAGATGGCTCAGCTGCTTTTTCAATATTCAATCTAGCAGTTGATTCCTTAGCTTCTGGTGGATGAATACCTCCCCTAAAAGTTAAAAACTTCATTTGTATTTTCACCCCTTATTTGATTTTATGAAATAGGTATTATAAATTTATAAATCTAGATACAATTGTATCTAGTAAAATTGTATACTGTATATCTTAAACATTATATTTATAGGATAATAATTATTATCCTATAATATCCTTCTTATGCTACATTTTATTCCTTTCTATTGAAGGTAATTTGATTTATTTGTGGTTTACTGTTTGGAATAAAGGAGATTTTAACGTTATCAAGAGGACTGTAAGGTTTGTGAACGCACGTTCCTAGATTTTGTTAAAAACTTGATTATTGTAATCGTAATTTAACAAGAACTATTATACAATAAATTCTTTATAATTGCCATGCTATTATAAAAGTTTAAGTTTTAACAATGTTTAGCAACTCTTTTTTTATGTATTCTCTCATCCACTCAATCACTCTAATATCACTAATAGGCAGTCCTTTAAGGATTTTCTTAACTTCTCGTGTATTTAAGCAAAAACTATTATTATTATAGTAATGGGTATATATATAATCCATATCATTTTCTGTCATTAATAAAGTTGCAATTGTATCTTCTATACTCCCTAAGGGCGCTCTATCAATATGACTGTATTGGAAGGTAGCTTCTAGCCTAGTACCCTTTCCTTTTTCCGAATCAATTTTAAAGCTTCCATTACACTGTACTGCGGCAGCTTTAAATAAGGATATACCTAACCCTACTTTCCTTGTGGTTCTTGTAGTAAAAAAGGGGTCCTCTACCTTTTTTAAGGTATCTTCATCCATTCCAACGCCATTGTCAATAATTTTAATAGTCATTAAGTCTTCAATAATATCCTCACAAACTGTAATTTCTACTAAGCTAGCCTCTGCTTTAATAGAATTTTGTACGAGGTCTAATATATGTAGCGCTAATTCCTTCAAACTTTTTCCCCCTTATCAAAATGTTTATCCTATTAAAAAGATTATAGTCTACTTAATAGGATAAAGGGCAGCTAAAATATCTTGAATTTTTTTACTGGATGTTTTAATAAAAAATTCTCTTTCTAATATTTCTCCTAGGGCGTGGGCATCGGAGCTAATAATCTTATTATACTTAGCAAGGTATGGATGTCGTTTAGTTAAATTGGTGTAATCACAATTTTTCGTAATTTCCACTGTTTTTAAACAAAAGTCTGGGGAAATGAATCCTAAGTTAGAAAGAATACTAAAGCTATTTCTATCAATATGAGCTGGTATTGGAATACCCCCTAACCCCTTTATTTCCCTAATAATTTCTTTAAGAGGTAAGTTAATTGCATTAATAAGTAAATAATTGTAATCCTCTACAATATTATCGTCCTCATCGTATATATATTGATTTCCAAATAATTTTGGGCTGTTGGGCGCTTTGGGTAGTGTATCATCTAGTATCAGTTGAAATTCAAGGGCAGCACTTATATTTTGAAATAGTGCCAGTAGGTGAACCTCTTCTTTTGTAGTTATTTCTATACCTGGAATACATATAATATTGTGCTTTTTAGCTACATTCACAAAACTTCTGAGGTTTTTAGTAGAGTTATGGTCTGTAATAGCTATAGCATCTAATCCTTTTAAAACAGCCATTTGTATGATGTTATTTGGAGTCATATCATTACTTGAGCAAGGAGATAAACCACTGTGTATATGAAGATCAACTGCTATTGTCATTTTATTTCTATTAATTTAGCAATCTCTGTAGCTAGTTGATATGCACTGTAATCACATCTTAACAGTGGTATACCTTCTTCATCAGCTTTGTTTTTTGTTACCTCTTCTATTTCTGCACTTTCTACTATAATAACGCAGGCAGCTTCTCCTAACGCTGCAACGGCAATAACATTAATATTTGTCTGGATTGTAATCCAGGCTTCCCCATACTTCAAATGAGCCATAACCCAGCTCAATAAATCTCCTATATAAACACCACTTATCTCATTATCTAAACCCTGCTGTCCCCCTACTAGTTCTAACGATAGCTTTTCCATTAATTGTTTAACAGTAATCATACTTCATCTCCTTTATTTTGACTCTGTTGACAATTGTTATAAATAACCACATATAGTTTTGTATACTGACCTATTACGGATTCAATTTTAAATTCATCAGAGCATCTTTTGATATTTGGTAGACCCATTCCAGCACCAAATCCCAACTCCCTTATTTTTTCTGAAGCTGTTGAATAACCAGCCTTCATAGCCAACTCTATATTTTCAATGCCAGGTCCACGGTCTACTGCAGTAATTACTATTTTTTCAGGTTCAATATCCACTTCTATATATCCGCCTTCTGAGTGTATAATGATATTCATTTCAGCTTCGTAGGTGGCTATTGCAATTTTTCTAAGCTTTTCAGAATTAATTCCCAGTTGTCTTAATGTTTTTTTTATATTGCTAGATGCTTGTCCTGCTCTTATAAAGTCATCTTTTTCTACTGGATAGTTTAACTTAATAACCCTCACACCCTCCTAGCAGTATTGAATTTACTGGCTTTTATTTATGTACAATATTAGCTCCCTTTAAACCTTTAGAATATAATATGCCAGAGCTAACATACATAATATTCTGTGTTGACATAATAACAATTCCATTTTCTTTTGCCAATTGTATTGTATGCTCGTCAGGTTTTTTTCCCCGTACAAAGACTACAGCGGCAATGTCCATCATTTCAGCAGTTCGAATTGTATGAGAATTTACCAAGCCTGTTAATAGCAAGGTTTTATCATCAACAAACGCTAGAACATCACTCATCAAATCACATGCAAATGCAGTTTTCACTTCTTTGTCTAAAAATTCATCCCCCGATAAAATCTCCGCTCCTAATAATTCTTTAACTTCTTTTAATGTCATTTAATCACCTCCATTTAAGTTTATCATTTGATAGTTTCTAAAATTCTAAATATACTGTCTAAAAACAAGCTGTGTACCCTATACAGATTTTCTTCATCCTCTAGCAATTCTTGAGAACGTTTAATATTGCTTTCTTGATGATACAGCATTTTATCAATAACTTTTTTTTCGGGTATACCTTCAGGCAACTCCTTATCTTGGATGGATTCGGCTAACCTTTTTACTATTTTTTCCTGTTCTAGTAATAGTTCTTTATAGCTCCTCAATTCACCTTCTTTTTCAATAAAATTATACCATTCTTTTGACTGTTTATCCATTATTTCAATTAAACTATTTAACTCTTTAACAATGCCATCCCCCAACTGCTGCTGAGTCTTTGGATAGGTTAATTTCTTAGATGCCGAATGTACTTCACTTATATAGGCATCTGGATAAAATTCCTTTACTTTAGGTAATTGTCCTTCTACAAATTCTCTTTCTGTTAATCCTAGAGTATAGACCTTGTAAACATTATCCATCTTATAAATTAAATGAGAGAGTTTGTTTTCATTTAATTCAGCTATAAAATCTTCTATGTTACTAGTATCAGATACACTGGCTACCTGTATCATATAAATAGAAAGGGGAGATAAATCTTTATAAATCATATCTTCCTCCCCATTGTTTTTAACTTGATTTCCTGACTCTTCTATCTCTTCATCTTCTTCAATAAATATCACTTCTTCTTCATCATTGATAATTCCTTGTAATTCCTCTTCTTCTAATGTCATATCAGAATATAAAACTGGCATCACTAATCTTTCTGTTATTCTAGAACCAATAAATATTGCACTTAAAGGAATAATTACCAAAAACAATATAATTAAACCATAATTATAGTTTCTTTTAGTTCTCCTAACAGCAAACCTTTTTCCCCTCATAATAATTCCTCCAATTCCTAATGTTTATTAATCTTTACATCTGTTTAATGATTTTAAATTTAAATCTTCTTAACTTATAATATTTCTTGAACCCTTGTCTTATTATATATATAATAAGGGTTAATAAAATTATTCCATAATTGTAAGTAATTCTATGATGAAAAATATTGTCCAACAATTTTTAAAAGAAAAAATTTCTCTAGAAATCCTTCAAAATCGTTGGACAAGTCTGGTTATAGTACTGCAGAAAAAACCTCAAAAACCAACGAAACAGGCATAAAAGCCTGTTTCGTTGGTTTATTTCAATGTTATAATCTCACTGCAGTTGAATATCTATTTTTATAGGTGTTCTCATTTAAAGAAGAAATAATAACCCTCATGTTACCGCCAGAGGATGCATGAATAAATTCATTGTTACCAACATAAATCCCAACATGATTGATTGTTTTACTGCTTCCATTATTAAAAAACACCAAATCTCCTATCTGAAGCTGATTTCTACTTACCTGTGTTCCTACATTTGCTTGACTCCTAGAAGTTCTTGGTAAATTAATTCCTTTTTGTTGTAAATACTCCTTATAGTATGTATTAAATATATAGTATGTAAAGCCTGAACAGTCAAAGCTGTTAGGTCCATTACCAGCGTACCTATAGGGACGTCCTATATATTTTTCTGTTATAGATTTTATATTGCTTAAAGTATTAGTTCTAGAGCCAGAACGACTTACTTGTGTTGATACATTGATTTGTAACTCAATCATATCACTTTTTATCCATCCTTCTGTAAAATCCTCTGTCAAAATATGATACCAACCATCTTTATAGTCCTTTATATAAATAGTATGGTTTTTATTTAGTGTTATAGTAATGGGTGCCCCTGAGCTTGCTTCTGCTCTTACAGAGCTATCGTCATTAAGTACAATAGCTTGAGGATAATTGGGTACTAGCTTTACATAATTAGCATTGACAAAACCTTTTACCCCGTTATTTAGTTGAACTTGATACCATTCTTTCTCTTCTTGAATGATAATTGTCTCTGTTCCATTGGGTACCTTCGAAATAATGCTATTATTTGTTGACGGTCCAGATCTAACATTCAGTATACTGGCCGTAGTGACTCCTTTTTTTATTGTGTTCTTCTTATCATTTAATAAAACAATGTCTTTATACATCCAACCTTCGGTAGAATTGTCCTCTAGTTTTACAAAATACCAATCCTCCTGTTGTTTATGTATACTTACTTCTGTTCCAATCTTCAAGGTCTCTGTTATCTTTCCTGCAAAGTCTGGTGATTTTCTTAAGATACCTTGGCTAGCAATGATTGTAGCTGAAGGATTTTCTGCAGCTGCAAAAGAGGTTGACAATAAACTGAACATCAATATAACTATTAACATCTGTAGGTTTCTTGTTTTTAACTTTGTCATAAATTTCACCACCCAATACTTACTAAACTTTTATCATTAATAAGTATTTTCTATTTATTTGTTAAAACTCCTCTTTTTTCGAAAAAATTCTTGTTATTATGAAAACTTTTTTTGCATAGACTATTAAAATTATATTGTTACTATGATATAAAATTTAAAGGGGCAAAGAAAACACTTTGCCCTTTAGGAATTGGTTATATTAATACCATAAAATATTTCTGTCATTTCTTTATTTAGATTTTGAAGAATTTCATTTCTTCCTTCCTCGTCCAAATCTTTTTCCTTCATTTCAAATAGATAATTGTCTAGATCAATATCTTTGATCTTCATTTTTGTATGAAATATATTAGATTGATAGATATTCATATCAATCAGACTATATTTATCAATTGTTTCCTGTTGAATAAAATCCTGTATAGAACTTATCTCGTGATCTATAAAATACTTAGATCCTTTTATGTCTCTAGTAAATCCCCTGACTCTATAGTCAATTGTAATGATATCTGAGTCAAAACAACCTATCAAATAATTTAAAGCCTTTAAGGGGGAAATGGTTCCACAGGTAGACACATCTATATCTACTCTAAAGGTGCTAATATTATTTTCAGGGTGACTTTCAGGATATGTGTGAACAGTTACATGACTTTTATCTAAATGGCCTACTATATTTTCTCTAATTGGCGTTATAACTCCTCTATTGCATGATGGATCCAGTACATACAAAGGTACTTCTTCCTCTGAAATTAGTAGGGTTACACTTGCCCCTTGGGGATCGTAATCCTGCTTGGCCACATTTAAAACGCTAGCTCCTATAGTTTTTGTAACGTTTTCTAGTATTTTAGTCAGCCTCTCAGAGTTATATTGTTCATCAATATACTCGATATATTTTTTACGATCTTCCACTGTTTTAGTATAACAAATATCATAAATATTAAAACTTAAAGATTTTGTTAAATTGTTGAACCCATATAATTTTAATTTGTTTTTAGTTAATTTTGCCAACCTCATTCCCCATTTCTATTTATTTCTCTCACAAAATTATACAGCTTATATTTTTATTGTCAAGTCTGAGTTTGGTAGTACATAAAATTTAATATTTACTCGTATATTAGATTTTGCATTTAAAAGATAAATATTCGTAAAAATAGCATCGTTATATATTGTGGATATAAATAATACACCTTCCTATATGGATGTTGTCTCCAACATCCATATAGGAAGGTGTTGTGCTTGTACATTGATATTGCCCGATTTTAAGCTTCCTTCCAATTGTGGTGGACCGCTTGAACATCATCGTTATCCTCAAGCATATCAATCATTTTTTCCATTTTCTTGATATCTTCTCCCTCTAGCACTGCTTCTGTTTGAGGGATATAAACTACATCAGCTTCAATAAATTGATAACCTTCTTCTAAAAGACTATCCTTCACTGTAGGAAAGTCTTCTGGCAAAGTAATAATTTCGTAGGCTTCGTCTTCTACTAAAAAATCCTCCGCTCCTGCCTCAAGAACTGTCATCATTAGTGTTTCTTCGTCTATTTCTTCATTTTTCTCTATAATAATCTGTCCTTTTCTATCAAATAGAAAGGATACACAGCCAGTAGTTCCTAGGTTGCCACCGTTTTTGTCAAAGGCATGTCTTACTTCACCAGCGGTTCTATTTCTATTGTCAGTTAAAGCCTCTACAATAACAGCCACACCGTTAGGTCCATAGCCCTCATAATTGATTTTTTCGTATTGGTCTCCTCCAGCGTCTCCTGCAGCTTTTTTAATGGCTCTATCTATATTATCATTTGGCATATTGCCTGCTTTAGCCTTATCTATAGCACTCTTTAAACTAGCATTATATTCTGGATCAGTACCACCTTCCCTTGCTGCAACAGTGATTAATCTAGCTAGTTTTGTATATATTTTTGCTCGTTTGGAATCTTGCTTTGCTTTTCGGTCTTTAATATTACCAATTCGACCCATACTATAATCCTCTCCTTATCCTTATTAACTTTTTACAAATAAATTTTATCATAAGGTATCATAGGAATCAATTTATATATTCATCTTAGGAAAGGATGGCATTTGTCTTTTGTGTTGAGAAATTCTATGAAGTCTCTCTATTACACTTTTGTCCCCTTGGCTTATGGGTTTGCCTGCCAAGTAATTATCAATACTATTATAGGTGACACCCATTTCTATTTCATCTGTCTGCCCCTCCCATAAACCTGCAGAAGGAGCCTTGTCTAAAATATTTTGTGGTATTTCCAGTATTTTAGCCCATTCATAAACTTCTTGTTTTTTTAAGGAGGCTATGGGTAATAAATCTACACCACCATCGCCATATTTAGTAAAATACCCTGTGTATATTTCAGCAGCATTATCTGTGCCTACTACAAGATAGTTTAAATTGTTGGCTATTGCATAAAGGGTACTCATTCTAAGTCGAGCTCTTAAATTTGCATCCATTATTCTCAAGTTTTTTTCATCATATAGATTTTCATTTTTAAGCTCATCAATAACTTTTTTTATTAACTCATCATGCTGAAGGGTGAGGTCGATGGTAAAATGGGAAATTCCACATTTTTCACATACTAAAATACCATCCTCTATATCCTTAGCACTACTTTTTACTGGTAGTATAACCCCAAGGGAATTATCAGGAAAGGCTTTTTTAATTAAATTTGCTACTACTGCAGAATCTATACCTCCAGATATTCCAACGATTAATCCCCTAGTTCCAGAATCATCCACCTGTTGTCTTAGCCAATCCACCACTAATTGAATTTTTTGTTGTATTTCTTTTTCCATCTTAACTATTCTCCTCTCTACTTAACATAAAAGAATCTTTGATTCTGGTTTGAAATTTTACAAATAAACAACTATGAAGCATCGGTACTTTTAATGAGCTTGCTGACACTGTCTTTTTTAGATGCTAAACTATGATGAATAGTTTTATTCTATATGGTTAAATTAATTTTATTCAAGGGGCTTTTTATTGCCACCTTATTTATTGAGGTGAGTCATATAATGAAAAATCTTTATTGGCTAAAAATTATTTTAGTAGGATTTGTAGCAGGTATTGTTAATGGTTTGTTTGGAGCAGGTGGCGGTACTATTGTTGTTCCTGCTTTAAATTTTGTTTTTGGCGTTCCTCAGCATAAATCCCATGCCACCGCTATATCTATTATCCTCCCTTTTGCTATTATTAGTAGCTTTATATACTATAGGAATGGTTTCACTGCATTCGATGTTACTTTTAAAGTGGCTTTAGGAGGAATCGTGGGAGCCTACATTGGCTCAAGAGCTTTAAGTCACTTTTCCGACAGTTATTTAAGAAAAATATTTGGAGTGTTTATGATCTTAGCAGCATTGAGGATGGTGTTTTAATGGCAATATTTATATTAGGTTTATTAGCAGGGATTATTGGAGGAATGGGAATAGGTGGGGGAACCATTCTTATTCCTGGTTTAATCTTTTTAACAAACTTTAAACAACAAACTATACAAAGTATTAACCTGCTTTCTTTTATCCCTGTAGCGATTGTAGCTTTGTACATTCATATAAAAAACAAAGACATCCTATTTAGGCTTAGTTTGCCAATAATATTTTTTGGTCTTATAGGGGCTTGGGCAGGTTCTAAATTGGCTTTAACATTGCCTTCTTCTACACTAAGGCGTATGTTCGGTATATTTCTTCTGGTTATGGGTATCTATGAAATCATATGCAAAGACAAGGTCAAAGTCAAAAAAAAGTAGGATAAAAAAATTTATCCTATTCTCCTAAAGCTACTAGTACACAATCATAATATACAATATTTAGATTAAAGTCCTCTGCTTTATCAATAGTTTCTTCATCAAAGGTTCCAGGTTGGAACCAAACATAGTCTATTCCTAGGTCTTTAATCTCATCTAATATTAATTTGCTTACTTTAGGCCCCACCACCATATTTACACATTCTAGATTTTGTGGTAAATCCTTCAAAGACTGATAGATTTTATCTCCCTCTATTTCTTCATATTTAGGATTTATACCATATACAGTGTAGCCATGGGCCTTTAATTTCTTATAAATCTTGTAACCAAACTTTTCTGTATCGGGTGTAGCGCCGACAACAGCCCAAACCTTCCTGTGGAGCATTTCCTTTTTATTTTTTTCAATTGTATCCATAATCTCATCCTCCTACTTTGTTTAATAATGGTATTATAGTTTTTTTACCCATATATTAAGTAGTTATTCTAATTTAAATAATTATTTTTCCATCTAACTCTGTTAGGTACTTCTCTTGTTTTTCCGTTATGTCACACCTAGCATTTGTCCATTCAGTAGCTTGCTTTTTAAATTTATCTACTTCATCCCATTTAATATACACAAAAAAATGAACAGCATCATCATATTCTATATCCTTCAGTAGATATTTGTTTTGTAATATTTCATTTTGTACTTTTCCCAGTAATGTATAGTCGATCTTTATATGTAATAGCCTATAGGCTCTTTTAATAATAATTCTAGAAGTTTCTAATGCAATTTTAGCACCTTTCGTATAAGCTCTAACCAGACCTCCAGTCCCTAATTTCACACCACCAAAATATCGTGTTACAACTACTACTGTATTCCTAAGATTTTCTTTTTTTATCAGTTCTAAAACTGGAATTCCGGCTGTTCCCGAAGGTTCCCCATCATCACTATAACGCTGTATTTCATTGTTTTGTCCTAAAACATATGCTGGAACATTATGGGTTGCATCCTTATGTTTTTTTTTGATTTCTTCAATAAATCCAATTGCTTCCTCCTCTGATACTACGGGCTTGGCATATCCTATAAATCTAGATTTATCAATAATTATTTCGTTAACTCCAAATTGGTATAGAGTGCGATATTCCTTTAGCATTGTTCCTCATTCCTTTATTATAGCTTAATTATACCATTCATTATTATACCACATTTTTGATATTTTTTCATAAAAAGAAGCAGCTTTGATGCTTTTGCTGCTTCTCTACTTTATAAATTAGACGGCTACCTTCTCTTTTTTCTCCTTCATCATTTCCTTATACTTTTTATAGGATAAATTAACCAAGGATTTATCCTGACTGTAGGTAATCATTTCAATTGCTTCGTCTATACAGTAAAATCCTCCTTCTTTAAAGTTCATGTTTTTATTTAGTTGAAATTCTTTTCCTTTTGTCGCCATAATATACCAAGTAATTTGATTGCAAACTGGTTGTTTTCTGGAAATAGAAAAAAATTCGTAACATGTCTCCCCTGCTGTGGATAGAATTTCAGCATCAATACCGGTTTCTATCTTAACACGACTTAATGCCGCATCAATGGAAGTTTCATCATTACGAATTTTTCCTTTAGGCAATACCCATTCATTTTTTTCGTTCTTTAGGAGAAAAACTTGATTTGCATAGAAGACGACTCCGCCTGCACAATTTCTAAAAATCATGGTTAAAACCTCCCTTAACTGTAGTTACTTATTATCATACACCAAATCTAAAATTTTTACAATGTTTTTTCAGAATATTAAATCAAGTTTTGCAAAATAGTTATTCTTATGCTATATAGTATGCTCAATAATTTTTAAAAAATTACAATAATTTCTAAATCATTTTCATTTTGATTTATTTAGGATTATGATCATATTATAAAGAGTCACCCAGTTATAATTTTTTATTAATGTCTATAGATTCTGTTCCCCAATAGAATTACTATAGATAGCAGCCTCCCTTTTTTCAAAAAAGAGAGGCTGCTATCTATAGTAATTGAAATTTTTTATATTTATGATAATTAATATCTTCTATTTTTACCTTTAAAACTATACCTGTCTCTATATATTCTGAAGATACTATCTCTGCATCCTCATGAAGCTGTGAAGCTATATTACCTTGATTATAGGGGATTAAAAACTTTGTTTCAATAAATTTCTTTCCTATTCCCTTATCAATCATCTGTATTAAGTGCTCTAAGTTCTTCCCGGTAATAGCAGAAACAAAAACTGAATTTTCATCTTTGGGTATGTCAATGTCATATGCTAGTTTGTCACATTTATTAAATACATTAATAACTTTTTTATTCTCAACACCCAATTCCTTCAGTACCTTTAATGTTGTTGATTTTTGTAATTCATAATTTTCATTAGAAGCATCGATGATATGTAATAAGAGGTCAGCGTATTTCACCTCTTCTAATGTAGCCTTAAAAGCCTCTACTAAATCATGGGGCAATTTGCTTACAAAGCCAACTGTGTCCGTTAAAAGAAATTCTATATTATTGGATAAAGATATCTTTCTTAAAGATATATCTAGTGTAGCAAAAAGCTGATCTTTTGTGTATACTTCTCTTTTTTCATCATAATTTTCACTTTTCCGCAATAAAACATTCATTAGGGTAGACTTTCCTGCGTTAGTATATCCTACTAATGCAACAATAGGCAACTCTGATTTTAATCTTTGATTTCTTTGGACTTCTCTATTTTTTTTAACTTCTTTAAGTTGAGACCTTATATCATCAATTCTTCTTAAAATATGTCTTCTGTCGGTTTCTAGCTTCATTTCTCCTGGCCCTCTAGTGCCTATACCTCCACCTTGCCGAGACAACTGCTTTCCTAGGCCTGACAACCTTGGTAACCGATACTTTAATTGAGCTAGTTCTACTTGCAGTTTTCCTTCTTTTGTTTGGGCTC carries:
- the speD gene encoding adenosylmethionine decarboxylase: MAKLTKNKLKLYGFNNLTKSLSFNIYDICYTKTVEDRKKYIEYIDEQYNSERLTKILENVTKTIGASVLNVAKQDYDPQGASVTLLISEEEVPLYVLDPSCNRGVITPIRENIVGHLDKSHVTVHTYPESHPENNISTFRVDIDVSTCGTISPLKALNYLIGCFDSDIITIDYRVRGFTRDIKGSKYFIDHEISSIQDFIQQETIDKYSLIDMNIYQSNIFHTKMKIKDIDLDNYLFEMKEKDLDEEGRNEILQNLNKEMTEIFYGINITNS
- a CDS encoding YebC/PmpR family DNA-binding transcriptional regulator; this translates as MGRIGNIKDRKAKQDSKRAKIYTKLARLITVAAREGGTDPEYNASLKSAIDKAKAGNMPNDNIDRAIKKAAGDAGGDQYEKINYEGYGPNGVAVIVEALTDNRNRTAGEVRHAFDKNGGNLGTTGCVSFLFDRKGQIIIEKNEEIDEETLMMTVLEAGAEDFLVEDEAYEIITLPEDFPTVKDSLLEEGYQFIEADVVYIPQTEAVLEGEDIKKMEKMIDMLEDNDDVQAVHHNWKEA
- the nadE gene encoding NAD(+) synthase is translated as MEKEIQQKIQLVVDWLRQQVDDSGTRGLIVGISGGIDSAVVANLIKKAFPDNSLGVILPVKSSAKDIEDGILVCEKCGISHFTIDLTLQHDELIKKVIDELKNENLYDEKNLRIMDANLRARLRMSTLYAIANNLNYLVVGTDNAAEIYTGYFTKYGDGGVDLLPIASLKKQEVYEWAKILEIPQNILDKAPSAGLWEGQTDEIEMGVTYNSIDNYLAGKPISQGDKSVIERLHRISQHKRQMPSFPKMNI
- a CDS encoding sulfite exporter TauE/SafE family protein; its protein translation is MVKLILFKGLFIATLFIEVSHIMKNLYWLKIILVGFVAGIVNGLFGAGGGTIVVPALNFVFGVPQHKSHATAISIILPFAIISSFIYYRNGFTAFDVTFKVALGGIVGAYIGSRALSHFSDSYLRKIFGVFMILAALRMVF
- a CDS encoding sulfite exporter TauE/SafE family protein, with the translated sequence MAIFILGLLAGIIGGMGIGGGTILIPGLIFLTNFKQQTIQSINLLSFIPVAIVALYIHIKNKDILFRLSLPIIFFGLIGAWAGSKLALTLPSSTLRRMFGIFLLVMGIYEIICKDKVKVKKK
- a CDS encoding CoA-binding protein, producing MDTIEKNKKEMLHRKVWAVVGATPDTEKFGYKIYKKLKAHGYTVYGINPKYEEIEGDKIYQSLKDLPQNLECVNMVVGPKVSKLILDEIKDLGIDYVWFQPGTFDEETIDKAEDFNLNIVYYDCVLVALGE
- a CDS encoding YigZ family protein, translating into MLKEYRTLYQFGVNEIIIDKSRFIGYAKPVVSEEEAIGFIEEIKKKHKDATHNVPAYVLGQNNEIQRYSDDGEPSGTAGIPVLELIKKENLRNTVVVVTRYFGGVKLGTGGLVRAYTKGAKIALETSRIIIKRAYRLLHIKIDYTLLGKVQNEILQNKYLLKDIEYDDAVHFFVYIKWDEVDKFKKQATEWTNARCDITEKQEKYLTELDGKIII
- a CDS encoding NUDIX hydrolase, with translation MIFRNCAGGVVFYANQVFLLKNEKNEWVLPKGKIRNDETSIDAALSRVKIETGIDAEILSTAGETCYEFFSISRKQPVCNQITWYIMATKGKEFQLNKNMNFKEGGFYCIDEAIEMITYSQDKSLVNLSYKKYKEMMKEKKEKVAV